The Noviherbaspirillum saxi genome includes a window with the following:
- a CDS encoding TonB-dependent siderophore receptor, producing the protein MQFRLTLMASAVMFAFATPQAAAQDPSQEKTDKELGTITVTAERAGSFKSNAVQVGTFRDLAPLDVPQTSNVITREVLDAQAATTLYGALRNTAGVTRSQLSGSTYDNIAIRGILVENRGNYRLNGSLPIINLIDVPLENKERVEVLKGASSLYYGFVPPSGIVNFVTKRAGKDPVTNFALSANEHGAASIHADIGRRFGEQQQMGARINLVGGREDIGIDNYSGDRMLASAAFDLRATRELSFKLDLEHYRKNVSEQAAIALPAAVNGRITLPPVPDATRNLAGEWQKYDANATNILFRTDYLLNDRWAVLFEAGKARTGRDRNFSQFQNYNLATGQGTLRIFFNRDQEWENENYRTEVTGHVPGTWLTHDLTFGYTGNNRDQVSRASGTVDVAQNLYNPIAIAPQSPTAPSVASPSAIKDRGWYLSDRVSIGDKWQAMVGVRGSRYESVTPTARYEADDVSPSVSLMYKPLSNVSVYASYIEGVEESGQAPANRANGGELLPPAVSEQKEIGVKAEVAQGVLLQAAYFDIKRPSTTVDAANRFVLNGLAQYRGIELAASGEITKQLSVIGSALFLDAEQLNAANATTFGRTPENTPKRTASLFAEYRLASVPGLALSGGVFYVGDRPVNNENLATLGGYSTVSLGARYLTKVAGKRTTLQAVMDNVTDKSYWSTAGNGFVGVGAPRTLKVTAKMEF; encoded by the coding sequence ATGCAATTTCGTTTAACGCTCATGGCAAGCGCGGTCATGTTTGCCTTCGCCACGCCTCAGGCGGCCGCTCAAGATCCAAGCCAGGAAAAAACGGACAAAGAGCTTGGAACAATCACTGTCACCGCAGAACGTGCAGGAAGTTTTAAGTCCAACGCCGTACAGGTTGGCACCTTTCGGGACCTTGCCCCGTTAGACGTTCCCCAAACCAGCAATGTGATCACGCGCGAAGTGCTGGATGCACAAGCTGCCACCACCCTGTATGGCGCATTGCGGAATACCGCGGGGGTGACGCGATCCCAGCTGAGCGGATCAACGTACGACAACATTGCGATTCGCGGCATTCTGGTCGAAAACCGCGGCAACTACCGGCTCAATGGCTCACTGCCGATCATTAACCTGATCGACGTGCCTCTGGAGAACAAGGAGCGTGTCGAAGTCTTGAAGGGCGCATCGTCCCTCTACTACGGGTTTGTTCCTCCGTCAGGTATTGTGAACTTCGTCACCAAGCGCGCCGGAAAAGACCCGGTGACCAACTTTGCATTGTCGGCCAACGAACATGGCGCCGCCAGCATTCATGCAGACATCGGACGCCGCTTCGGCGAACAGCAGCAGATGGGTGCCCGCATCAACCTGGTGGGCGGCCGGGAAGACATCGGTATCGATAATTACTCCGGGGACCGCATGCTTGCTTCGGCGGCATTCGACCTGCGCGCGACGCGAGAGTTGTCCTTTAAACTGGATCTGGAACACTATCGCAAGAACGTATCCGAACAGGCGGCAATTGCCCTGCCCGCTGCGGTCAATGGACGTATCACTCTCCCGCCGGTACCCGATGCGACACGCAACCTCGCCGGCGAATGGCAAAAATACGATGCCAACGCGACGAACATCCTGTTTCGCACCGACTACCTGTTGAACGACCGATGGGCAGTTCTGTTCGAAGCCGGCAAGGCGCGTACCGGCCGCGATCGCAATTTCTCCCAGTTCCAGAACTACAACCTGGCTACCGGCCAAGGTACGCTGCGCATCTTCTTCAACCGGGACCAGGAGTGGGAAAACGAGAACTACCGCACGGAAGTGACAGGACATGTGCCGGGTACCTGGCTAACGCATGATCTTACCTTCGGCTATACCGGCAATAATCGCGATCAGGTATCCCGTGCGTCGGGAACGGTCGATGTCGCACAAAATTTATACAACCCGATTGCCATTGCTCCGCAATCGCCGACAGCACCCTCCGTGGCAAGCCCGTCCGCGATCAAGGACCGCGGGTGGTATTTGTCCGACCGGGTTTCTATAGGCGACAAGTGGCAGGCAATGGTCGGCGTGCGGGGTAGTCGATATGAAAGCGTGACGCCCACCGCACGTTATGAAGCAGACGATGTCAGCCCGAGCGTGTCATTGATGTACAAGCCCTTGTCGAACGTTTCCGTGTACGCAAGCTACATCGAAGGCGTCGAGGAAAGCGGCCAGGCCCCCGCCAATCGCGCGAATGGCGGTGAATTGCTTCCTCCGGCAGTATCGGAGCAAAAGGAAATCGGCGTCAAAGCTGAGGTTGCCCAAGGCGTATTGCTGCAGGCGGCCTACTTCGACATCAAGCGGCCGTCGACCACGGTCGATGCTGCGAACCGCTTCGTCTTGAACGGCTTGGCGCAATATAGGGGAATAGAACTGGCAGCATCCGGCGAAATCACCAAGCAATTGTCGGTGATCGGATCGGCGCTGTTTCTTGATGCCGAACAGTTAAACGCTGCCAACGCGACGACCTTTGGACGCACACCGGAAAATACGCCGAAGCGCACGGCCAGTTTGTTTGCGGAGTACCGGCTGGCCAGCGTGCCGGGGTTGGCACTCAGCGGCGGCGTGTTCTATGTTGGCGACCGTCCCGTCAATAACGAAAACCTGGCGACGCTGGGTGGCTATTCCACAGTATCCCTGGGCGCGCGCTACCTGACCAAAGTGGCCGGCAAACGTACGACCTTGCAGGCGGTAATGGATAACGTCACCGATAAAAGCTATTGGAGCACTGCCGGCAACGGCTTCGTCGGCGTTGGTGCACCGAGAACATTGAAGGTAACCGCAAAGATGGAGTTCTAA
- a CDS encoding peroxiredoxin-like family protein, whose translation MKLNSGDRVPNVSATTIHGKTVGIPDPASRYVHLQFRRFAGCPVCNFHLLGLRRRYSEIEAAGIHEIVVFHSSREEMLKYQAQLPFDCVADPTKKFYREFGVGTSRFAPLHPSVLWSGLRGILATGKFYNKAENGVFGLPADFLIAPDGTITASHYGKHADDNWGADELLRLADRGR comes from the coding sequence ATGAAACTTAACTCAGGTGACAGGGTGCCTAATGTCTCGGCAACTACTATTCACGGGAAGACTGTAGGAATTCCGGACCCTGCTTCACGTTACGTACATCTTCAGTTTCGACGTTTTGCCGGCTGTCCGGTTTGTAATTTCCATTTGCTTGGCTTGAGACGGCGTTATAGCGAGATTGAAGCTGCTGGCATCCATGAGATTGTTGTCTTTCATTCCTCGCGGGAGGAGATGCTCAAGTACCAGGCGCAGTTGCCGTTCGATTGTGTTGCTGACCCCACCAAGAAGTTTTACCGCGAGTTTGGCGTTGGAACTTCGCGGTTCGCTCCCCTGCATCCGTCCGTGCTATGGAGCGGCTTGAGAGGTATTTTGGCTACGGGGAAGTTTTACAATAAGGCAGAAAACGGCGTATTTGGCCTGCCAGCAGATTTCCTGATCGCGCCTGATGGAACAATCACCGCTTCTCATTACGGCAAACATGCAGATGATAATTGGGGGGCAGACGAACTGCTGCGCCTTGCCGATCGGGGCCGCTAG
- a CDS encoding TetR/AcrR family transcriptional regulator produces MARPAKFSRDQLQSAALALVDEHGLNGLSMRALAGALGTGAMTLYNYVNEREGLDLLVVEAVISEAQWSLSDDEDWQDQVRIIATALWCAVRAHPNAIPLILTRRSRSPAVLKAAEALLTALAGSGRTSQSLLVAFRAISALVMGFAQADLAGPLALKAGESSEATIARFQALPSEQYPRLIEIAAAAMTSHSETEFQAGLDLLLAGILASQ; encoded by the coding sequence ATGGCACGACCAGCAAAGTTCTCACGTGATCAGCTTCAGTCCGCAGCCTTGGCTCTCGTGGACGAGCACGGACTCAATGGCTTATCCATGCGTGCGCTTGCAGGCGCGTTGGGAACGGGTGCAATGACGCTCTACAACTACGTCAACGAGCGTGAGGGCCTGGACCTGCTGGTTGTCGAAGCAGTGATCTCAGAAGCGCAGTGGTCGCTTAGTGATGACGAGGATTGGCAGGACCAGGTCCGGATCATTGCAACTGCGCTGTGGTGCGCTGTGAGGGCACATCCTAATGCGATTCCGCTGATTCTCACGCGTCGGAGCCGTTCACCTGCCGTTTTGAAAGCGGCTGAAGCATTGCTGACTGCACTGGCTGGTAGTGGACGAACGTCGCAATCACTGTTGGTGGCATTTCGGGCGATATCGGCGCTTGTCATGGGCTTTGCTCAGGCCGATCTCGCTGGGCCCCTCGCACTGAAAGCAGGCGAATCCTCAGAAGCTACGATTGCAAGATTCCAAGCGCTTCCGAGTGAACAGTATCCACGCCTCATAGAGATTGCAGCTGCGGCGATGACTAGTCATTCCGAGACCGAATTTCAGGCAGGCCTTGATCTTCTGCTGGCGGGCATACTGGCAAGTCAATAA
- the katG gene encoding catalase/peroxidase HPI: MSDEQQTRSVSESESPAIPAPTPKAGRPRTNKDWWPNQLDLSVLHTHSHLSRPLEEDFDYAEQFKSLDVEALKQDLIEVMTTSQDWWPADYGHYGPLFIRMAWHAAGTYRIADGRGGGGEGQQRFAPLNSWPDNANLDKARRLLWPIKRKYGQKISWADLVVLAGNVAYESMGFKTLGFGFGRPDVWEPEDLFWGPEDTWLGDARYSGDRELAKPLANVQMGLIYVNPEGPGGKPDPLAAARDIRETFARMAMNDEETVALIVGGHTVGKTHGAAPAGENVGPEPEGAPIEEQGLGWKNKHGSGKGSHAITSGLEGAWTNNPTKWDNGFLENLFKYEWELTTSPAGAKQWTPKNPEAKDTVPDAHDPSRRHAPAMLTTDLSMRLDPIYGPIAKRFHDNPDQLADAFAKAWFKLLHRDMGPSSRYLGPWVPEPQLWQDPVPPVDHELVNEQDIAALKRTVLDSGLSVAELASTAWGAAASFRGTDKRGGANGARIRLAPQKDWESNEPPRLAKVLTTFEQIQKDFNGAQSGGKKISLADLIVLGGCAAVEEAATKAGYKLTVPFAPGRTDASQEQTDENIFDVLEPIGDGFRNYFRAEDALSPETRLLDRANLLKLTAPQMAVLVGGMRVLDANHGQSKHGVLTDRPGTLTNDFFVNLLDIGTAWRPSVSEKNVYEGSDRDTGKPKWTATAADLVFGAHSQLRALAEVYASDDGKEKFVRDFVAAWSKVMNLDRYDLLARGNVRRAVAAAL, from the coding sequence ATGTCCGATGAGCAACAAACCCGAAGTGTGAGCGAAAGCGAGAGCCCTGCGATCCCCGCCCCAACTCCGAAGGCTGGCCGACCGCGGACCAACAAGGACTGGTGGCCGAATCAGCTGGACCTTTCAGTGCTTCACACTCACTCGCACCTGTCCCGCCCATTGGAAGAAGACTTCGACTATGCCGAACAGTTCAAGAGCCTTGACGTCGAGGCGCTGAAGCAGGATCTCATCGAGGTAATGACCACGTCCCAGGATTGGTGGCCGGCCGACTACGGCCACTACGGGCCGTTGTTCATCCGCATGGCCTGGCATGCCGCCGGCACGTATCGCATCGCCGATGGCCGCGGCGGTGGGGGCGAGGGCCAGCAACGGTTTGCTCCGCTTAACAGTTGGCCCGACAACGCGAATCTCGACAAGGCGCGCCGGCTGCTCTGGCCCATCAAGAGGAAGTACGGCCAGAAGATTTCGTGGGCCGATCTGGTGGTGTTGGCCGGCAACGTGGCTTATGAATCAATGGGCTTCAAGACACTCGGCTTCGGTTTCGGCCGGCCCGACGTCTGGGAACCCGAGGACCTCTTCTGGGGTCCCGAGGACACCTGGCTGGGAGACGCACGCTACAGCGGCGACCGGGAGCTCGCCAAACCACTCGCCAACGTGCAGATGGGCCTGATCTACGTCAATCCGGAAGGACCCGGCGGTAAGCCCGATCCTCTAGCTGCTGCACGGGATATTCGCGAAACGTTCGCCCGCATGGCGATGAACGACGAGGAGACGGTTGCGCTCATCGTCGGCGGCCATACGGTCGGCAAGACCCATGGTGCTGCGCCGGCGGGCGAGAACGTCGGTCCGGAACCCGAGGGCGCCCCCATCGAAGAGCAGGGTCTGGGTTGGAAGAACAAGCACGGCAGCGGCAAGGGCTCCCACGCGATCACCAGCGGCCTGGAAGGCGCATGGACCAACAATCCGACCAAGTGGGACAACGGGTTCCTGGAGAACCTGTTCAAGTATGAGTGGGAGCTGACGACGAGCCCCGCGGGTGCGAAGCAGTGGACACCGAAGAATCCCGAGGCGAAAGACACCGTGCCGGATGCGCACGACCCGTCCAGGAGGCATGCCCCGGCGATGCTGACGACAGACTTGTCGATGCGACTGGATCCGATCTACGGGCCGATTGCGAAGCGCTTCCACGACAACCCGGACCAGCTCGCGGACGCGTTTGCCAAAGCCTGGTTCAAGCTGCTTCACCGCGACATGGGTCCCAGCTCACGCTATCTGGGGCCCTGGGTTCCGGAGCCGCAGCTTTGGCAAGACCCGGTACCACCCGTCGATCACGAGCTGGTCAACGAGCAGGATATTGCTGCGCTCAAGCGCACGGTCCTCGATTCGGGGCTGTCCGTCGCTGAGCTGGCTTCCACAGCCTGGGGAGCCGCGGCCAGCTTCCGTGGCACCGATAAACGTGGCGGTGCGAACGGAGCACGGATCCGCCTGGCTCCGCAAAAGGATTGGGAATCCAACGAGCCGCCGCGGCTGGCAAAGGTCCTGACGACCTTCGAGCAGATCCAGAAGGACTTCAACGGCGCGCAATCCGGCGGCAAGAAGATTTCGCTTGCCGATCTGATCGTCCTCGGCGGGTGCGCTGCCGTCGAGGAAGCGGCCACAAAGGCGGGATACAAGCTTACCGTCCCGTTCGCGCCAGGTCGCACCGATGCGTCGCAGGAGCAGACGGATGAGAACATCTTTGATGTGCTCGAACCGATCGGCGACGGGTTCCGCAACTATTTCCGGGCGGAAGATGCGCTGTCGCCGGAGACCCGTCTCTTGGACCGGGCCAACCTTCTGAAGCTGACCGCGCCCCAGATGGCGGTTCTCGTGGGCGGCATGCGCGTGCTTGATGCGAACCATGGGCAATCGAAGCATGGCGTGTTAACCGACCGGCCGGGTACGTTGACCAACGACTTCTTCGTGAACCTGCTCGACATCGGCACGGCATGGAGACCTTCCGTCTCGGAGAAGAATGTGTACGAAGGTAGCGATCGCGATACGGGCAAGCCGAAGTGGACCGCGACCGCCGCTGATCTCGTCTTCGGCGCGCATTCTCAACTGCGCGCGCTGGCCGAGGTCTATGCAAGCGACGACGGGAAGGAGAAGTTCGTGCGTGATTTCGTGGCGGCGTGGAGCAAGGTCATGAACCTCGATCGCTACGACCTGCTCGCACGGGGCAACGTTCGACGCGCGGTTGCAGCCGCGCTTTAA
- a CDS encoding KAP family P-loop NTPase fold protein, translating to MDKQIKALPPLVLPTANFVNGRAFAGDLFQRKQHAERLTGYLDRLREGAVLAIDAPWGEGKTWFGRNWAAYLQEAGHKVVFIDAFEQDYVEDPFLLIAAEIADGLDDSQGSVRGLREKAASVIKAICAADDASTWIEKKLEDHAKEKASFQDFRNELSAFAAIQPKSIVLFIDELDRCQPTFALKLIERLKHFFDVPNLIVVLLINRDQLHQAIRGMHGPDIDAATYLGKFVSFFVALPKGTHDDFLGSNHVAEYVEHVFNRYDFDDSGGPAIFKAFFSWTAAWFNLSVRDIERAVALYAFAYPVDQHNHLLAYVITLKIGKPDLFRRLQNGGDLNAHREALDNLKPIRTRTTVSQPHRYLALLMEWHEAHINGFPMNGDAFALLLREHNHRSGEPLAWRDLRHDELWDAQRKLFQSLAERIDGTN from the coding sequence ATGGATAAGCAAATCAAGGCATTGCCGCCCCTTGTACTTCCAACAGCCAACTTCGTCAATGGGCGAGCGTTTGCTGGCGATTTGTTCCAGCGAAAGCAACATGCCGAACGCTTGACTGGTTATCTTGACCGACTACGAGAAGGAGCCGTGTTAGCGATTGATGCGCCCTGGGGCGAAGGAAAAACATGGTTCGGCCGGAATTGGGCAGCCTATCTCCAAGAGGCAGGGCACAAGGTGGTGTTTATCGACGCGTTTGAGCAAGACTACGTCGAGGATCCATTCTTACTCATTGCGGCGGAAATTGCCGATGGTCTGGATGACAGCCAAGGTTCCGTGCGAGGGCTACGCGAGAAAGCGGCCAGTGTGATAAAGGCGATTTGTGCAGCTGACGACGCGAGCACATGGATCGAAAAGAAGCTGGAAGATCATGCGAAGGAAAAAGCATCATTTCAGGATTTCCGAAACGAGCTCTCAGCATTCGCTGCCATTCAGCCGAAATCGATAGTATTGTTCATCGACGAATTGGATCGGTGTCAGCCGACATTCGCGCTCAAGCTGATCGAGCGGCTGAAGCACTTTTTCGACGTGCCGAACCTGATTGTCGTGCTGTTGATCAATCGGGATCAACTGCACCAAGCGATCCGTGGCATGCATGGCCCCGATATCGACGCCGCAACTTACCTGGGTAAATTCGTTAGCTTTTTCGTTGCCCTGCCGAAGGGGACCCACGACGACTTCCTGGGCAGCAACCACGTTGCAGAATATGTGGAACATGTCTTCAATCGCTACGACTTTGACGATTCCGGCGGACCGGCGATTTTCAAGGCTTTCTTCAGTTGGACGGCCGCTTGGTTCAACTTGTCCGTGCGCGATATTGAACGAGCAGTCGCGTTGTACGCCTTCGCGTATCCGGTCGATCAGCACAACCACCTGCTGGCCTATGTGATCACGCTGAAAATCGGAAAACCAGACCTCTTTCGGCGTCTGCAAAATGGGGGAGATCTCAACGCGCATCGGGAAGCGCTGGATAACCTTAAACCGATACGCACAAGGACCACGGTTTCGCAGCCGCACCGTTATCTGGCGCTTTTAATGGAATGGCATGAAGCACATATCAATGGATTTCCAATGAACGGTGATGCGTTCGCTCTTCTGCTAAGGGAGCATAACCACAGGTCAGGAGAGCCACTCGCATGGCGTGACTTGCGTCATGACGAGTTGTGGGATGCACAGCGGAAATTGTTTCAATCGTTGGCCGAACGAATTGACGGAACGAATTGA
- a CDS encoding DUF1513 domain-containing protein: MVTRRNFLAAAAGLLVLPKPGFSIAPGLQLVSPVSRDGEHFAAGLPTARNAPHLVRLPMRGHGLSLDPRHPDEALIIGRRPGTIAVKVSMTKGTLIQQWSAAEDRHFLGHAVFSRDGDTIFMTENNADSGRGIVSVRDATSFRVLAEYDTHGIGPHELMMMPDGVTLAVANGGIRTLPETGRVKLNRGRIETSLVYLDSRTGQLRGKYVVPSTQQSLRHLAVTPDGRVAAALQFEGDKKTPDVPLMMFHHGESTLKFATAPDTVWNRMRHYAASVAYDPLSDCFALTCPLGDTMGIWSSAGEYLGSIAVPKVSGVAFHDGRGFASNELGEVYQIDLLRLTATRLAHFPGMQWDNHLYLARV, translated from the coding sequence ATGGTGACGCGTCGTAATTTTCTCGCTGCTGCTGCGGGTTTGCTGGTGCTCCCCAAGCCTGGGTTTTCCATAGCACCGGGTCTGCAACTGGTTTCGCCCGTCAGCCGGGATGGCGAGCATTTTGCCGCCGGATTGCCAACAGCGCGGAACGCACCGCATTTGGTGCGCTTGCCCATGCGGGGGCACGGGCTTTCGCTTGATCCACGCCATCCGGACGAAGCACTGATCATTGGTCGTCGCCCCGGCACTATCGCTGTCAAGGTCAGCATGACTAAGGGGACGCTCATACAGCAGTGGTCAGCGGCAGAAGACCGCCATTTCCTCGGTCATGCGGTTTTTAGTCGCGATGGCGACACAATATTCATGACGGAAAATAATGCCGATTCCGGGCGCGGGATTGTTTCAGTGCGCGACGCGACCAGCTTTCGCGTGCTGGCCGAATACGACACCCATGGGATAGGACCGCATGAACTCATGATGATGCCTGACGGCGTTACGCTCGCCGTGGCCAATGGCGGTATTCGGACGTTGCCGGAAACAGGCCGCGTAAAGCTGAACCGCGGGCGTATCGAAACGAGCCTGGTCTATCTCGACAGTCGCACTGGTCAGCTGCGCGGTAAATATGTGGTGCCCTCAACGCAGCAAAGCCTGCGGCATTTGGCGGTAACCCCCGATGGTCGGGTCGCTGCGGCCTTGCAGTTCGAGGGAGATAAGAAGACGCCTGATGTCCCACTCATGATGTTCCATCATGGCGAGTCGACGCTGAAGTTTGCAACTGCCCCGGATACCGTCTGGAATCGGATGCGGCACTATGCGGCATCCGTGGCTTACGACCCTCTCAGTGACTGCTTTGCGTTGACTTGTCCCTTGGGGGATACGATGGGTATCTGGAGTAGCGCAGGCGAATACCTTGGCAGCATCGCGGTACCGAAGGTATCAGGGGTCGCTTTCCATGATGGCCGTGGTTTCGCAAGTAACGAATTGGGCGAGGTCTATCAGATCGATCTCCTGCGCCTCACGGCGACCCGGCTTGCTCATTTCCCTGGCATGCAATGGGATAATCACTTGTACCTTGCGCGCGTTTGA
- a CDS encoding imelysin family protein, translating into MQRTSFSLLLVMWLPLAYAAESRTELEEKLPKAALFQHLTDEVLLPLTDEFEAKARALSASTQAFCSASGRANVESVRTAWRQAQAAWQPLEMLQIGPIIDRRTQRQVNAWPLRPTLIDPILNSAGPIDPARVEDLGAAGKGLPALEYLLFPQGKSSAEVTTALQGNRCAVLQALAAQVAKEAHGLSSDWRDPNGGFARQLKEAGQHSQEGVFATTDQALSDIANLLIAGLDSVKVRKLGKLLEKSGDAIDSDRIESWRSASSLENIRNNLRGFEAVFFGRGQQGVGLDDYLAGIGRPVLPRLVREDLDTAMNALAAIRSPMPRALKEQRKQVESLHTAVTQLQRRMENDIADALKVDLGFNANDGD; encoded by the coding sequence CGCACTGTTCCAGCATCTGACCGATGAGGTATTGCTTCCGTTGACGGACGAATTTGAGGCCAAGGCGCGCGCCTTGAGTGCTTCAACGCAGGCTTTCTGTTCTGCCTCGGGGCGCGCTAATGTAGAGAGCGTGCGAACGGCCTGGAGGCAGGCCCAGGCCGCGTGGCAGCCGCTGGAAATGCTGCAAATAGGCCCGATCATCGATCGCCGTACGCAGCGTCAGGTCAACGCATGGCCACTCAGGCCCACGCTCATCGATCCGATTCTGAACAGTGCAGGGCCGATAGATCCGGCTCGCGTAGAAGACCTTGGCGCGGCCGGTAAAGGTTTGCCGGCATTGGAGTATTTGCTATTCCCTCAAGGTAAATCGTCGGCTGAAGTGACAACTGCCTTGCAGGGAAATCGCTGCGCCGTGCTCCAGGCATTGGCGGCGCAGGTTGCCAAAGAGGCGCATGGCTTATCAAGCGACTGGCGCGATCCCAACGGCGGCTTTGCAAGGCAACTCAAGGAAGCCGGGCAGCATTCGCAAGAAGGCGTCTTCGCCACAACGGATCAGGCGCTCAGCGACATCGCCAATTTGCTCATCGCCGGACTGGATAGCGTCAAGGTGCGCAAACTGGGCAAGCTGCTGGAAAAAAGCGGTGACGCCATCGATTCGGATCGCATCGAGTCGTGGCGGTCCGCTTCCTCGCTTGAGAACATCCGGAACAATTTGCGCGGATTCGAAGCCGTATTCTTTGGACGCGGCCAGCAAGGTGTCGGTCTGGACGATTATCTCGCCGGCATCGGGCGACCGGTCTTGCCGCGTCTTGTGCGGGAAGACCTGGATACGGCAATGAACGCGCTTGCTGCCATTCGGTCACCGATGCCACGCGCGCTGAAAGAGCAGCGCAAACAGGTCGAATCGCTGCATACGGCCGTCACGCAATTGCAGCGCCGAATGGAAAACGACATCGCCGACGCCCTGAAGGTTGACCTTGGCTTCAATGCCAATGACGGAGACTGA